In Halomarina ordinaria, one genomic interval encodes:
- a CDS encoding transcription initiation factor IIB family protein, which produces MATRDIYESGFDEDGRAKSSANQCPECDGRVTTNAVETVCEDCGLVIDEQRIDHGPEWRAYDDEKRERTGAPLTAARHDRGLSTEIGRGTDAKGNELSGQKRRRLARMRREQTRGRWRSKAERNLAHGLGEVRRLASALELSDSVRDQACQLFRSAQNEDLLRGRSIEAIAAASVYGACRCNGRSRLVDDVSEMARVAESRVTNAYKTLNEELGLPAEPVSPSVFVPRLASDLECPDEIRQRARTLAEQAEDRGVTTGVHPAGFAAACLYKAGREEGRWLTQSEAADVANASKATVRAHRDTLEEQVA; this is translated from the coding sequence ATGGCAACCAGAGACATCTACGAAAGCGGATTCGACGAAGACGGCCGAGCTAAGTCGAGCGCGAACCAATGTCCCGAATGCGACGGCCGAGTCACGACGAACGCGGTCGAAACGGTCTGCGAGGACTGTGGCCTGGTCATCGACGAACAGCGCATCGATCACGGGCCGGAGTGGCGGGCGTACGACGACGAGAAGCGCGAGCGAACGGGTGCTCCACTCACTGCGGCCCGCCACGATCGCGGCCTGTCGACGGAGATCGGTCGCGGTACCGACGCGAAGGGGAACGAACTCTCGGGGCAGAAGCGACGGCGACTCGCGCGGATGCGCCGTGAGCAGACCCGGGGGCGCTGGCGGTCGAAAGCGGAACGGAATCTCGCCCACGGACTGGGCGAGGTGCGTCGGTTGGCGAGTGCGCTCGAACTCTCTGATTCGGTCCGCGACCAGGCGTGTCAGCTCTTCCGGAGCGCCCAGAACGAGGATCTGCTTCGTGGCAGGTCCATCGAGGCCATTGCCGCGGCCAGCGTCTACGGGGCCTGCCGGTGCAACGGCCGCTCGCGGTTAGTGGACGACGTCAGCGAGATGGCCCGCGTCGCGGAGTCACGAGTCACGAACGCGTACAAAACGCTGAACGAGGAGCTGGGCCTCCCCGCTGAGCCCGTCTCCCCCAGCGTGTTCGTGCCGCGACTCGCCTCGGACCTCGAGTGTCCGGACGAAATCCGACAGCGGGCCCGAACCCTGGCGGAGCAGGCCGAGGATCGGGGCGTCACGACGGGCGTTCATCCGGCCGGGTTCGCCGCAGCCTGCCTCTACAAGGCCGGTCGCGAAGAGGGCCGATGGCTGACGCAATCCGAGGCCGCGGACGTGGCGAACGCCTCGAAGGCGACTGTTCGGGCGCACCGGGATACGTTGGAGGAGCAGGTCGCCTGA
- a CDS encoding DUF6735 family protein translates to MGHRALVAYERTDGQYTLHYSHWGAANLKLKHRISAESPFGGDDTDSKWAKQLLAELADGLEAEAVDGYLADEERPSTVVEPKPRATGLTLDEIVADHLDYLHHEAFFVVSPTFEVTAYRTLWFGLQYDSETVDHGETVGNGALATVRWHDGEPVGDGHLKGQFRALKDVVGDMVDKGVFTQSTARQYLTQKLGEWVGKRQELRIPSGETLSLDATLSRS, encoded by the coding sequence ATGGGACACCGCGCACTCGTTGCGTACGAACGCACGGACGGACAGTACACGCTCCACTACAGCCATTGGGGCGCAGCGAACCTGAAGCTCAAGCACCGAATCTCGGCTGAGTCGCCGTTCGGTGGCGACGACACCGACTCCAAGTGGGCGAAACAGCTGCTGGCGGAACTGGCCGATGGCCTCGAGGCAGAAGCCGTCGACGGCTACCTCGCTGACGAGGAGCGACCGTCGACGGTCGTCGAACCGAAGCCCCGCGCCACCGGGCTCACCCTCGACGAGATCGTCGCGGACCATCTCGACTACCTCCACCACGAGGCGTTCTTCGTGGTGTCGCCGACGTTCGAGGTGACCGCCTATCGGACGCTGTGGTTCGGCCTCCAGTACGATTCAGAGACGGTCGACCACGGCGAGACAGTAGGGAACGGGGCGCTTGCGACCGTCCGATGGCACGACGGCGAGCCGGTCGGTGACGGCCATCTGAAGGGGCAGTTCCGGGCACTGAAAGACGTCGTTGGCGATATGGTTGACAAGGGTGTGTTCACCCAGTCGACCGCGAGACAGTACCTCACACAGAAGCTCGGCGAGTGGGTCGGGAAGCGGCAGGAGTTGCGCATCCCGAGCGGTGAAACACTGTCTCTGGACGCGACACTTAGCCGCTCGTAG
- a CDS encoding ArsR/SmtB family transcription factor, translating to MTSITRLLSRRQSAKSIQQEKDAEPTVLAMDDESADEIFNALSSATTRSILTSLYKKPKTASEIGDEVDTSLQNINYHLTKLKENDLIEVADTWYSDQGKEMKVYTPSDEALVLFAGEDLTQSTVLSSIKNLIGIVAAFSIVSVLVDQLFRRFASSSSPISAGAGQSSSEVTTFMLPPGAIFFLGTLFAVVVFLCVRHYQEQHH from the coding sequence ATGACATCAATTACTCGGCTCCTGTCTCGGCGGCAGTCAGCCAAATCTATTCAACAAGAAAAAGACGCCGAACCGACAGTATTAGCGATGGATGATGAGTCCGCTGACGAGATTTTCAATGCACTTTCCTCTGCAACCACCCGATCGATACTGACCTCCCTTTACAAGAAGCCGAAGACGGCATCTGAAATTGGCGATGAAGTGGATACTTCGCTTCAGAATATAAACTATCATTTGACAAAACTCAAAGAGAATGATCTCATTGAGGTTGCTGATACGTGGTACTCAGACCAAGGTAAAGAAATGAAAGTATACACACCATCCGATGAAGCACTTGTTTTATTTGCTGGCGAAGATTTGACTCAATCGACCGTTCTGAGTTCAATTAAAAATCTGATAGGAATTGTGGCAGCGTTCTCTATCGTTAGTGTCCTTGTTGATCAGCTATTCCGGCGGTTCGCCTCATCTTCCTCCCCGATTTCTGCTGGAGCGGGGCAGTCTTCCAGTGAAGTAACAACCTTCATGTTACCACCTGGAGCGATATTTTTCCTCGGAACGCTGTTTGCAGTAGTTGTGTTCCTTTGTGTTCGTCACTATCAGGAGCAGCATCATTGA
- a CDS encoding phage NrS-1 polymerase family protein encodes MSDPIVNEPEAIPETLRERDQWVCWREEERDGKPTKIPVTPGAGGFASATESETWASFEAALDYSETEHADGIGFVFTDDDPIVGVDLDDCRDPETGDVDDAALDIIERLDSYTEVSPSGTGYHVLITGALPEGRNRRGSVELYDTARFFTVTGDHVEWTPTRVARRQDALTAIHREYVQDTERDTASESEQRDGTDARSPTTDAADVDVDLEDEDLLEKARNASNGEKFERLWNGNTVGYDSQSEADMALCCLLAFWTGGDQTQMDHLFRQSGLHREKWDEVHYADGSTYGEKTIERAIATTSEFYNPDAGDDAADPHGTPDEVTAGGTPDEADRSRAYLTEKNRLLSERVDELEATLEQKTERIETLEAEVERLTGELATRDRETAQSHEEDSGTARETDDDSESPSMLSRFFGGQSE; translated from the coding sequence ATGAGTGACCCTATCGTCAACGAGCCGGAGGCGATTCCGGAGACGTTACGCGAACGCGACCAGTGGGTGTGCTGGCGCGAGGAGGAGCGAGACGGCAAACCGACGAAGATTCCGGTGACGCCAGGGGCTGGGGGGTTCGCGTCAGCAACAGAGTCGGAGACCTGGGCGAGTTTCGAGGCAGCACTCGACTACAGCGAGACAGAGCACGCCGATGGTATTGGGTTCGTGTTTACTGACGACGATCCCATCGTCGGCGTCGATCTGGACGACTGCCGCGACCCGGAAACCGGCGACGTCGACGACGCAGCGCTGGACATCATTGAGCGACTCGACTCCTACACCGAGGTGTCACCGTCCGGTACCGGCTATCACGTCCTGATCACTGGCGCACTCCCCGAGGGGCGGAACCGGCGCGGGAGCGTCGAATTGTACGACACAGCACGCTTTTTCACCGTCACTGGCGACCACGTCGAGTGGACACCAACGCGCGTTGCACGCCGGCAGGACGCGCTCACAGCGATTCACCGCGAGTACGTCCAGGACACAGAGCGTGACACAGCCTCCGAGTCCGAACAGCGTGATGGCACTGACGCCCGGTCACCGACGACCGACGCAGCCGACGTCGACGTCGACCTCGAAGACGAGGACCTCCTCGAAAAAGCGCGAAACGCATCGAACGGCGAGAAGTTCGAGCGGCTCTGGAACGGGAATACGGTCGGCTACGACAGTCAGTCCGAGGCCGACATGGCTCTGTGCTGTTTGCTTGCATTCTGGACCGGCGGCGACCAGACGCAGATGGATCACCTGTTCCGCCAGTCGGGACTCCACCGCGAGAAATGGGACGAGGTTCACTACGCTGACGGGTCGACCTACGGCGAGAAGACCATCGAGCGAGCGATTGCGACCACATCGGAGTTCTACAACCCGGACGCCGGCGACGACGCCGCAGATCCCCACGGCACACCTGACGAGGTCACAGCTGGCGGGACACCTGACGAGGCAGACCGGAGTCGTGCATACCTGACGGAGAAAAACCGACTGTTGAGCGAGCGCGTCGACGAGCTCGAAGCAACACTCGAACAGAAGACGGAGCGGATCGAGACTCTCGAAGCAGAGGTCGAGCGGCTCACCGGCGAACTCGCAACCCGTGACCGGGAGACTGCGCAGTCTCACGAGGAAGACTCCGGTACTGCGAGAGAGACCGATGACGATTCAGAATCACCCTCTATGTTGAGTCGATTCTTCGGTGGCCAGTCCGAGTAG
- a CDS encoding DUF7558 family protein, which produces MQQTLSGCAFCETLPGSEMGEAHTWGQDERVTHPICVDCAVQERPDPEEHDHHACDGCGLVVDTLAALTRFRVELGHLEGPLQLCEHCSPGGLATYWTRDLEEHLVAE; this is translated from the coding sequence ATGCAACAGACGCTTTCCGGGTGTGCGTTCTGCGAGACGCTGCCAGGGTCAGAAATGGGCGAGGCGCATACGTGGGGGCAGGACGAACGGGTCACCCACCCAATCTGTGTCGACTGTGCCGTCCAAGAACGGCCGGATCCCGAGGAGCACGATCACCACGCCTGCGACGGGTGTGGGCTCGTCGTTGACACGCTCGCAGCGCTCACCCGGTTCCGTGTGGAACTGGGGCACCTCGAAGGCCCGTTGCAACTGTGCGAGCACTGTAGTCCAGGGGGGCTCGCAACGTACTGGACGCGTGATCTCGAAGAGCATCTCGTAGCCGAGTGA
- a CDS encoding DUF7342 family protein, producing the protein MSETDAADGPPPFEDAFASDDVEQRIYGTILQTREPTTASAIADSADCDPKTARKYLGWFDDLGIVTRHDGHPATYERNDAYFEWRRINQLAADHSVEELQDRVRELTTRITEYEEAYDAASPAVVDAVAAAEASDERTIDDVYSDLADWATAREERDRYERARQQRTGGEREQASG; encoded by the coding sequence ATGTCCGAGACAGACGCCGCCGATGGGCCACCTCCCTTTGAGGATGCGTTCGCCAGCGACGACGTCGAACAACGCATCTACGGCACCATCCTGCAGACCCGCGAGCCGACGACGGCAAGCGCGATCGCCGACAGCGCCGACTGTGACCCCAAGACCGCCCGAAAGTATCTGGGCTGGTTCGACGATCTCGGCATCGTTACCCGGCACGACGGCCACCCAGCCACCTACGAGCGTAATGACGCGTACTTCGAGTGGCGACGCATCAACCAGCTCGCAGCCGACCATTCTGTCGAGGAACTCCAGGACCGCGTTCGTGAGCTGACGACGCGCATCACCGAGTATGAGGAGGCGTACGACGCCGCGTCACCGGCCGTCGTCGACGCCGTCGCCGCCGCGGAAGCCAGCGACGAACGGACCATCGACGACGTGTACAGCGACCTCGCCGACTGGGCGACCGCCCGCGAGGAGCGTGACCGCTACGAACGCGCACGCCAGCAACGCACGGGTGGCGAGCGCGAACAGGCATCCGGGTAA
- a CDS encoding primase-like DNA-binding domain-containing protein, whose translation MVAQREVTAMREYLRVTPTSERLNPERLPQALESLHKLTSTDSTGLADKLNPLHSDTPLRFEFLALSEGKDDLVEFYYGADDHLDTLEKRLRSVYPETFDIERTEVDIASRLVQPVEFDRETFVEHYEAGDLQYEFDPDEQYERGTDDNKQSGPGDAESVADGGTVGDQSADHIIEIGDTALELAPPDAIPEDEPLTTLAKPTVTSEGTILARPATESVSPLGVRWQGSATRKQDWMTSLSPFTADDEAELPAVDQPGGALASLVDHLMEATAPVAFQVVFQRRESWQSDADLRKEDVIDGRDTLAQEIIGSLFELDDQPENRDRNQLSDAVAKRVAAIEAKNPKRSFTANIRAVGIPSGGNGRDDLDERIQSLVPVFDPLDGPYYQVAAERIRDSGLRAATKERNARAALQRLLDREITTGRGTTRPEFVLSGRELAHFVLVPSSEQLTVEGARGTRAEQQSRNPLPRPHQDLMGEFRDGMAIGYALDDTGEAEDVPTHIPPGLLPTHYGRFGTTGSGKSKALINDMLSLYDNTEGPTILIIPKNDDMAQNYMRAHARRFGMTDLEENVVHFPIPDVLPGFSFFDLEPSMESGRRREDAVQRKADHYEEILKLVMGTDRYERATVAPTLIKTLIKALFDEEYGRENGLYRASTDYFAHRQLEHVVDQLWEAGPPNENIGNAPRSSDEEVTRTIRRQLQLDPNTFANVMGGVGNRLAYISQDTHLRQIFNNTENQFDFRDVLDEDTVILFDLGDLRDDAARIMTGVILTNLDAALKDRKQALSQHPDDYVVNLLVDEAASVVVSDIMNDLLEKGRGFRLSVGLSMQFPEQMEAEGGRKIYLNALNNIGSSLIGKINVDRELARAMAHEEMDPADFANRIRSLPRGEWIASLPSPTFGETGPYPFSLEPLPIPPGHPESETPLTEREEEQFTETLSSMHEHISDEHGVPAATDASTTRTPTNEHEVLDIASDDLDVAIATVVRSLQLREGCREENGWVAVEAVDDELRRLFDDVDAEPPSYDALADIRERSRYLDTTVDIDADELRIRLTDAGEDVSTPDTGSVQAAGGSAHDAALLQIEEELTALGFTVSILAQDGSEKPDARASHPDVADRFAIEVETTTPDNPAKVLTNLRKAQAAGDIPLFVVRPGNDETEWAKRVDGILTPPIRTLQNDETRFYTTDSNLTFNGGATEEGGVTAVRPATDDENGTQNIWQRDGAEIVLRDASGTEHIRLPSLEKLSKDRVPAIYSYDHAADEYVVYEHGEQHIYETKSKFEDDWVRVKKPFVPEAELPVPDYTRSTYGIVILHDEAESVVYEDGEKRPLSTITDESLRPVSPESAAADEPPSQTDQADEKVEEDQSPPSFEAFVDEYLVEDADEAVPKDDVFGLYNDWAEAHGIDDPLNKSWFTRKLNTHIKVDSTKKRIDGEPVPHYTGVRIRSEEDFQP comes from the coding sequence ATGGTGGCGCAGCGGGAGGTGACGGCGATGCGTGAGTACCTTCGCGTGACGCCAACCTCCGAACGGCTCAATCCGGAGCGTCTGCCGCAGGCACTGGAGAGCCTCCACAAACTGACCTCCACGGACTCGACAGGGCTAGCTGACAAACTCAATCCGCTACATAGCGACACACCGCTACGCTTCGAATTCCTCGCGCTCAGCGAGGGGAAAGATGACCTCGTCGAATTCTACTACGGTGCCGACGACCATCTGGATACCCTTGAGAAGCGGCTCCGGTCGGTCTATCCCGAGACGTTCGACATCGAGCGTACCGAGGTCGACATCGCATCCCGACTCGTACAGCCTGTCGAATTCGACCGCGAGACATTCGTCGAGCACTATGAGGCGGGCGACCTCCAGTACGAATTCGACCCTGACGAGCAATACGAACGTGGCACTGACGACAACAAACAATCGGGGCCAGGGGACGCCGAATCGGTCGCGGATGGAGGAACGGTCGGTGACCAGTCTGCCGACCACATCATCGAGATCGGCGATACTGCCCTCGAACTCGCCCCACCAGATGCGATTCCCGAGGATGAGCCACTCACGACGCTTGCCAAACCAACGGTAACATCGGAGGGGACGATACTCGCGCGGCCAGCGACCGAATCCGTCTCCCCACTCGGCGTGCGGTGGCAAGGGTCGGCAACTCGGAAGCAAGACTGGATGACCTCACTCTCGCCATTTACTGCAGACGACGAAGCGGAACTCCCAGCCGTCGATCAGCCAGGAGGTGCGCTCGCGTCGCTCGTCGACCACCTAATGGAGGCGACAGCACCAGTAGCATTCCAAGTCGTCTTCCAGCGACGCGAGAGCTGGCAGTCCGATGCCGACCTTCGCAAGGAGGACGTCATCGACGGCCGAGACACACTCGCTCAGGAGATTATTGGCTCCCTCTTCGAACTTGACGATCAGCCGGAGAACCGGGACAGAAACCAGCTGAGCGACGCGGTTGCAAAACGTGTCGCAGCAATCGAGGCGAAAAATCCGAAGCGGTCGTTCACCGCGAACATCCGAGCAGTCGGGATTCCATCCGGTGGTAACGGTCGCGATGATCTCGATGAGCGGATACAGTCACTTGTCCCAGTATTCGACCCGCTTGACGGGCCGTACTACCAGGTTGCAGCCGAACGAATACGTGACAGCGGCTTGCGGGCAGCCACAAAAGAACGGAACGCACGAGCGGCGCTGCAGCGGCTCTTGGATCGTGAGATCACGACCGGTCGTGGGACGACCCGACCGGAGTTCGTCCTGAGTGGTCGAGAACTCGCGCACTTCGTACTCGTCCCCTCCTCGGAGCAGCTTACTGTCGAGGGGGCACGTGGGACGCGTGCGGAACAGCAGAGTCGGAATCCGTTGCCCCGTCCGCACCAGGACCTTATGGGTGAGTTCCGAGACGGGATGGCAATCGGGTATGCCCTCGACGACACCGGCGAGGCCGAAGACGTGCCGACACACATTCCACCCGGACTGTTGCCCACTCATTACGGCCGGTTCGGAACAACCGGCTCTGGGAAATCGAAAGCCCTCATCAACGATATGCTGTCGCTGTACGACAACACCGAGGGGCCGACGATCCTCATCATCCCGAAGAACGACGATATGGCCCAGAATTATATGCGAGCTCACGCGCGTCGGTTCGGAATGACCGACCTCGAAGAGAACGTCGTCCACTTCCCAATCCCGGACGTCCTCCCCGGGTTCTCGTTTTTCGATCTCGAACCGTCGATGGAGAGCGGACGGCGCCGCGAAGACGCCGTCCAACGGAAGGCCGACCACTACGAAGAGATTTTGAAGCTCGTGATGGGAACCGACCGCTACGAGCGGGCGACTGTGGCCCCGACTCTCATCAAGACACTCATCAAGGCCCTGTTCGACGAGGAATACGGCCGTGAAAACGGGCTGTACCGAGCGTCGACGGACTATTTCGCCCACCGACAGCTCGAACACGTCGTCGACCAGCTCTGGGAGGCCGGGCCACCGAACGAAAACATCGGCAACGCCCCACGGTCGAGCGACGAGGAGGTCACGCGGACGATTCGACGGCAACTCCAGTTAGATCCGAACACCTTCGCGAACGTGATGGGTGGTGTCGGAAACCGCCTTGCGTACATTTCACAGGATACGCACCTGCGGCAGATCTTCAACAATACCGAGAACCAGTTCGACTTTCGGGATGTCCTCGATGAGGATACGGTCATCCTCTTCGACCTCGGCGACCTGCGCGACGACGCCGCCCGGATTATGACCGGTGTGATCCTGACGAATCTCGATGCGGCCCTCAAAGATCGCAAACAGGCGCTCTCCCAGCACCCGGACGACTACGTCGTGAACTTGCTCGTCGACGAGGCAGCGTCGGTCGTGGTCTCCGACATCATGAACGATCTCCTCGAGAAAGGGCGGGGCTTTCGCCTCTCTGTTGGTCTGTCGATGCAGTTCCCCGAACAGATGGAGGCTGAAGGTGGGCGGAAGATCTACCTGAATGCCCTGAACAACATCGGCAGTTCGCTCATCGGGAAAATCAACGTCGACCGGGAACTGGCACGAGCGATGGCCCACGAAGAAATGGACCCTGCGGATTTCGCCAATCGGATTCGTTCGTTGCCGCGCGGAGAGTGGATCGCCAGCCTGCCAAGCCCGACGTTCGGTGAAACGGGGCCGTATCCGTTCAGTCTCGAACCCCTCCCGATCCCACCGGGCCACCCCGAAAGCGAAACCCCGCTCACTGAGCGTGAAGAGGAGCAGTTCACTGAGACGCTCTCCTCGATGCACGAGCACATCAGTGACGAACACGGCGTGCCGGCCGCAACAGACGCCTCAACAACGAGAACACCGACCAACGAACACGAGGTGCTCGATATCGCGAGCGACGACCTGGACGTCGCGATTGCGACGGTGGTCCGGAGTCTCCAGCTTCGAGAAGGATGCCGTGAGGAGAACGGCTGGGTGGCCGTCGAAGCAGTCGACGACGAACTCAGACGACTCTTCGACGACGTTGACGCCGAGCCGCCGTCGTATGATGCACTCGCGGACATCCGAGAACGATCACGATACCTCGATACGACCGTCGATATCGACGCCGACGAGCTCCGCATCCGGCTCACTGACGCCGGAGAGGATGTCTCGACACCCGATACTGGTAGCGTGCAGGCCGCTGGTGGGAGTGCCCACGACGCAGCACTCCTCCAGATCGAAGAAGAACTCACCGCACTCGGTTTCACCGTCTCGATCCTCGCACAGGATGGCAGCGAGAAACCTGACGCGAGGGCGAGCCACCCCGACGTTGCCGACCGATTCGCCATCGAAGTCGAAACGACGACGCCCGACAATCCCGCGAAGGTACTCACGAATCTCCGGAAGGCCCAAGCAGCAGGGGATATCCCACTGTTTGTCGTTCGACCAGGAAACGACGAAACTGAGTGGGCCAAGCGTGTCGACGGCATTCTCACGCCACCCATCCGCACCCTTCAGAATGACGAGACGCGGTTCTACACAACTGACTCGAATCTCACGTTCAACGGCGGGGCAACCGAAGAAGGTGGAGTGACGGCCGTGCGACCGGCGACCGACGACGAGAACGGGACCCAGAATATCTGGCAGCGTGATGGCGCCGAGATCGTCCTTCGTGATGCCAGCGGGACGGAACACATCCGCCTCCCGTCGCTTGAAAAACTCTCGAAGGACCGTGTTCCAGCCATCTACAGCTACGACCACGCTGCCGACGAGTACGTGGTATACGAGCACGGTGAGCAACACATCTACGAGACGAAATCGAAGTTCGAGGACGACTGGGTGCGTGTCAAGAAGCCATTCGTCCCCGAAGCCGAACTCCCCGTCCCAGATTACACACGTTCGACGTACGGCATCGTTATCCTTCACGATGAAGCGGAATCGGTTGTGTATGAAGACGGTGAGAAGCGGCCACTCTCGACAATCACTGACGAGTCGCTCCGTCCGGTATCGCCCGAATCAGCGGCCGCTGACGAACCACCCAGTCAGACCGACCAGGCCGATGAGAAAGTCGAGGAAGACCAATCGCCACCGTCGTTCGAAGCGTTTGTCGACGAATATCTCGTCGAAGACGCGGATGAAGCCGTGCCGAAAGACGATGTATTCGGTCTCTACAACGACTGGGCAGAGGCACACGGCATCGACGATCCGCTGAATAAGAGTTGGTTCACCCGGAAGCTCAACACCCACATCAAGGTGGACTCCACGAAGAAGCGAATCGACGGAGAACCCGTCCCGCATTACACTGGTGTCCGCATCCGATCTGAAGAGGACTTTCAGCCATGA
- a CDS encoding DNA-binding protein, with the protein MSSNNASGKVVTVDEQAFEKAGGQAVDEDGFPVVDETPEFEAAVEQETQAKVDANHPDGIADTSNERIHGVTLEQEERIRAREAELERISAQAELGTQDGREQRTREVVSEQCGRDEPAPAERTDPREKLTQEELAAVNKQAMRISDEVQGGWSRAVVAKQLAEKVQRGRDVTKAVLETLEELKAAPGAIVPIADVPDVPVGEVTVEGTVSELWDPSSPAIAQVGLIEDESGRTKFTIWERSNQPVVREGQTVRFRAAAKNWYEGRCSIALTGWSRVEFPERGRWWEE; encoded by the coding sequence ATGTCTAGTAACAACGCTAGCGGAAAGGTCGTTACGGTGGATGAACAGGCATTCGAGAAAGCGGGCGGTCAGGCGGTCGATGAGGACGGCTTCCCGGTCGTCGACGAGACGCCGGAGTTCGAGGCCGCGGTCGAGCAGGAGACGCAGGCGAAGGTGGATGCGAACCACCCGGACGGGATCGCGGACACGAGCAACGAGCGGATTCACGGTGTCACCCTCGAACAGGAAGAGCGCATTCGGGCGCGGGAAGCCGAACTGGAGCGCATCAGTGCCCAGGCCGAGCTGGGAACGCAGGACGGTCGGGAGCAGCGCACGCGAGAGGTCGTCAGCGAGCAGTGTGGTCGTGACGAGCCGGCGCCGGCGGAGCGCACGGATCCCCGAGAGAAGCTGACGCAAGAGGAACTCGCGGCGGTCAACAAGCAAGCGATGCGGATCAGCGACGAAGTGCAGGGCGGCTGGTCGAGAGCGGTCGTCGCGAAGCAGCTGGCCGAGAAGGTGCAGCGCGGACGGGACGTCACGAAGGCGGTGCTGGAAACCCTCGAAGAACTGAAGGCGGCGCCGGGGGCGATCGTGCCCATCGCGGACGTGCCGGACGTCCCGGTCGGTGAGGTGACGGTCGAAGGCACAGTGAGCGAACTCTGGGATCCCAGTTCCCCAGCCATCGCCCAAGTCGGACTCATCGAAGACGAAAGCGGGCGTACGAAATTCACGATTTGGGAGCGCTCGAATCAGCCCGTGGTGCGTGAAGGGCAGACGGTCAGGTTCCGGGCAGCGGCCAAGAACTGGTACGAAGGCCGGTGCTCAATCGCGCTGACCGGGTGGTCGCGGGTCGAATTCCCGGAGCGCGGCCGGTGGTGGGAAGAGTAG